CGGGGGATGTGGCCGCGAGCGATTGCAGGAAGGCGATGACATGGGCGTGCGTAAGTCCCTCGAGCTCGCCGAGCATGACTTCAGCGCCCCCCGGTCCCCGTCCCGAGTCCCACGCCTGGCCGACCAGGTCCGCGAGCCCCCAGGGTGTCCGGCCGACCAGGAGGATCTCGGCGCGGAGCGCGCCCGCGATGCGGCGCGTGTCCGCGTCGGTGATTTGACCGGCCGCGTCCGCGAGGACGGCCCGGATGCGCCGTTCCATCGCCTGGCGGCTGCGCGGATAGGCCGCCCCGGCCAGGACGAGGGCCCGGACGCCTCCCAGGTCCCAGATCTCGACCCCGGACTCGAAGTCGCCCGCCTCGGACGCGAGCAGCTCTCCCATCCACCGCGCCGCGACGAGAGCCACGGCTTCGGTGCCGGGGTCGAGCCGATACGCGTCCACGGTCCAGTTCCGGATGACCTGGGCGTTGGGGCGGGAAGCCCCCGTGCCCGGACCGGGAAAGGTGGCCGGAATTGGGGCGTCCTGCGGAAGCCCGACGGCCGTGAGCGCCGTGAGCACGAGCGCGGCGGGGAGGCGCGCGGCGACGACCACTCGCATCGCCTCACGACGGTGGCTCCTCGCCCAGACCGCCTCGAGCCTCTGTTGATCCATCCGGTCGAGCGAACCCTGCGAGCCGGGAAGGGGAGCGTTCGCGGGAACGAGCGCCTCCCGAATCCTCTGGAAGAGGACGCCCTGGGGGGTCTCGAGCTGGCGGTCCTGCTCCACTCTGAGCCGGCGCCGCGCGCCCTCGAAGGTGAGGGGGGAGGGCGCGGCTACCCCCTCCCGGAGAATCCACGCCAGAAAGTCGAGATCCGCGGAGGCCCCCGACACCTCGTAAACGACGGCCTGGGGCGTTCGGTGCACTTCCACGCGTGCACCGATCCGGGCGGCGAGCGACAACATCCGGTCCTCCGCCTGGATCCGCAGGAGCTGTCCGGCGCCGGCCTCATCCTGCGATTCTTCGAGTGGGACGGAGAGTCGAATCGAAACGACTTCGGGGGGGACAGACCGGAAGATCGCGACCTCGGGCCCTCCCGGAGGGCTCAGCGTCTCGTCGGGGAGAAGAGTGGGCGGGCCCGCACCGATCCCTTGGAATACCGCGACGATGCCCAGGAGCAGGGTGGAGGATACGGTCATCGGCCTACGGATGCTCCGCGAGCGCCTGTGCGGAGCCTTCCCTGCGAGCTTCGGTGAGCCACCCGTGTCTCGCTCCGGGTCATGGGTCCCTGGGGAAGGGAGGCGCCCTCGGGGCCTCCCCGGTCCCCGCTGGATTCAGGGGACCACCCCGGAAAGTACAAAATTCATCGGGTTCACGGGACGGTTCGCCACCCGGACCTCATAGTGGAGATGCGGCGAGGTTGCCAATCCGCTGCTTCCCACCTGGGCGATGACCTCGCCCCGCCGCACCTGCTGACCCCGTGTCACCAGAAGCTTCGAGGCATGCCCGTACACGGTCGAATACCCGAACCCATGGTCGAGCTCCACCACCATTCCGTAGCCGCTCCGCTGCCCGGCGAAGACGACGCGCCCCTTCGCCGCCGCCATGATCGGCGTTCCGCGAGGGGCGGAGATGTCCACTCCCTCGTGAGGGAGGACCTGGTTGTGGATCGGGTGCATCCGGGCACTGGTGAAGCCCGAGCTGAGCCTTCCCGCCGTCGGCAGGATGGAAGGGGTCGAATCGAGAAGGTCCCGATGGGCGGCCAGCGAGTCCGACGCCTCGATGAGGCTCTCCTGGAGAAGCCGGGAGCGGCGCTCCAGGGCGTTCAGATCATAGGTCGCCGCGAAGGCCTGCTCCCCCGCGTCTTCGTTCAGCTCGAAGAGGGGGTGCGATTCGAGAGTCGGAGCTCCGGGACCCCCGACTCCCACCTGGAGGACCTCGGGGTCGATCGGGTCCAGCCCCGCCATGACCCGAATCTCGGCGTCCCGTTGGGCGAGGAAATCGAGCTCGCCTTCGAGTTCGGTCACCCGGCTCCGGATCTGCTCGAGCTCGCCGACCAGGATCTCACGTTCGCGTTCGATCTGGGTCGTGTGAAGCGCCTGGCCTCCACGCAGGCCGACGAGGCCCAGGACGGCGAAGACGGAAAGGCAACAGAAACCCGCCCCACCGAGGGCGAGTCGGAGGGTACGGCTCCGAAATGTCAGCTGGCGAAACTCATCTCCGAGCTCGGAGATGAGGAGAAGGGTCCATTTCCCACGACGCATGACTCTCGCTCAGGCAAAAAGTGCCGAGTCCCGTCCCCCCCCATCCCACCCGCGCTCTTCCCGGTACAGCCGGTCCCCTCCGCACCCGCGCGGAGGCACGAAAACTTCGGAAGCTAGGGGTGCCCCCAACGGAGTGTCAACCAGCGCTCCCGATGGCGGAATCCCGCCGTATGTTTCCCATTCAGCGTTCCGGCTTGGGAAAAAGGGGCGGGCCCTTCCCGACCCGGAGGCCGGCGGGGGAGAGCCGGACCGCCTCGTCGAGCGAGGGAACACCCTCGAGCCCGAGGGAGCTCGCGAGCTCCTTCATCTTCCGGGGGGTCACGGGAAAAAAGAGTGCCGCGAGAACGATGAGGGTCCGGACGAGGGTCGCGAAAACCCGGTCCAGCTCGGCCGCCTTCGCCGAATCGCGGGCGAGCGCCCAGGGTTCACTCGTTTCGATGAACCCGTTCGCGCTTCGCGCAAGCTCCATCGCGCACCCGAGGGCGTCGTGCACCCGAAGCTCCTCCATCGCCCCGTGGTATCCTTCGAGGGTGGACCGGATGGCGTCGGCCAACGCATCGGGAGCCGCGTCGGGGACGATTCCGTCGCGAAAACGGACGATCATCGAAGTCGCGCGGCTCGCCAGATTTCCGAGGATGTTCGCGAGCTCGTCGAAGCGGGCGAGGAAGCGCTCGGGGGTGTACGAGGCGTCGGAGCCGGTCGGCATCTCGCGGAGGAGGTACCAGCGAACCGCGTCGGTTCCGAACTCCTCGCGGAGGCTCAGGGGGTCCACGACGTTTCCGAGCGACTTCGACATCTTCTCTTTCCCCGCCACCCACCACCCGTGGGCGAGGATCCGCTCGGGGAGGGGAAGCCCCGCTCCCATCAGGAGTGTGGGCCAATACACCGCATGGGTCGTGAGAATGTCCTTTCCGATGATGTGCAGATCGGCGGGCCACCAGGACTCCGAGACGTCGTCGAACCCCTGCGCGCCTTCCGGCGCGTCGGGACGGATCGCGCCGGCCGCGGTGACATAGTTGATCAGCGCGTCCACCCAAACGTATGCGACATGATCTTCGTCGAAGGGGAGGGGAATCCCCCAGCTCACGCGGGAGCGCGGCCGGGAGATCGAAAGGTCTTCGAGCGGATTCTGGAGGAAGCCCAGGACCTCGTTTCGCCGCACCTCCGGAACGATCCAGCCCGGATGGGCCTGGATATGCTGGACGAGCCGCTCCTGAAAGGTGCTCATCCGAAAGAAATAGTTCTTCTCCTCGATCTCGCGGACGGGGCGCCCACAGTCGGGGCAGTTCCCTTCGGGCGTCAGGTCCTTCTCCGTCCAATACCGTTCCTCGTGGACGCAGTACCACCCCTTGTAGAGATCCTCATAGATGAGGCCGCGCGCGTGCAGTCGGACGAGAAAGGCCAGCACGACGGCGCGGTGTTCGGCCTCGGTCGTCCGGATGAAGCGGTCGTATTCGATGTCGAGCTCCGACCAGGCTCCGACGAATCGCGCCGCCATCTCGTCGCAGAGCTGCTGCGGCTCCACTCCCCTCCGGGCGGCTTCTTCTTGGATCTTTTGACCGTGCTCGTCGGTCCCGGTCAGGAAGAGGACGCGGGCACCCGCTTGCCGGTAATACCGCGCGAGGGTGTCTGCCAGGAAAGTCGTGTAGGCGTGAC
This DNA window, taken from Gemmatimonadota bacterium, encodes the following:
- a CDS encoding M23 family metallopeptidase; translation: MRRGKWTLLLISELGDEFRQLTFRSRTLRLALGGAGFCCLSVFAVLGLVGLRGGQALHTTQIEREREILVGELEQIRSRVTELEGELDFLAQRDAEIRVMAGLDPIDPEVLQVGVGGPGAPTLESHPLFELNEDAGEQAFAATYDLNALERRSRLLQESLIEASDSLAAHRDLLDSTPSILPTAGRLSSGFTSARMHPIHNQVLPHEGVDISAPRGTPIMAAAKGRVVFAGQRSGYGMVVELDHGFGYSTVYGHASKLLVTRGQQVRRGEVIAQVGSSGLATSPHLHYEVRVANRPVNPMNFVLSGVVP
- the metG gene encoding methionine--tRNA ligase; translation: MTEASRRYLTTPIYYATGAPHIGHAYTTFLADTLARYYRQAGARVLFLTGTDEHGQKIQEEAARRGVEPQQLCDEMAARFVGAWSELDIEYDRFIRTTEAEHRAVVLAFLVRLHARGLIYEDLYKGWYCVHEERYWTEKDLTPEGNCPDCGRPVREIEEKNYFFRMSTFQERLVQHIQAHPGWIVPEVRRNEVLGFLQNPLEDLSISRPRSRVSWGIPLPFDEDHVAYVWVDALINYVTAAGAIRPDAPEGAQGFDDVSESWWPADLHIIGKDILTTHAVYWPTLLMGAGLPLPERILAHGWWVAGKEKMSKSLGNVVDPLSLREEFGTDAVRWYLLREMPTGSDASYTPERFLARFDELANILGNLASRATSMIVRFRDGIVPDAAPDALADAIRSTLEGYHGAMEELRVHDALGCAMELARSANGFIETSEPWALARDSAKAAELDRVFATLVRTLIVLAALFFPVTPRKMKELASSLGLEGVPSLDEAVRLSPAGLRVGKGPPLFPKPER